From Shewanella yunxiaonensis, the proteins below share one genomic window:
- a CDS encoding sensor histidine kinase, with protein sequence MVNWYQRQKLIHQIGLVILIGFAVSFCLTLFLLSYDKSQRLSQLSVSGALQRVISIADTLEQTSDALHDSILKASSSSDLQLSLTDKPRVESQQNSSDMAQRLLQRLNAAGIQEAHIALVSQAERPLMDLSSRDMNAMHRSMMDNDSTRNGMMGGNQSRREPRYGRGVRLNYSATVDGSVKLSSGKWLNFSSGIENDITHWSTSVLIALASVMLLTVLISLFIVRRALKPISELGQAAQAFARNKQVHEVSNDGPRDLMPTIDAFNDMQHQVTDYISERTKLLAAISHDLRTPLTSLRLRVEFIEEGEDKQQLLRTINTMDSMLTATMRFAKNDAEKEARQMTNIDSLLQTIVDEYDEKGVAIHYQAQDGLTGNIPPLSVRRMTENLLNNAIQYAGNDAQIALSALRDADNLTICVSDNGVGIPADKLQEVVKPFARLNEARDTEGSNVGLGLAITHSLATAYGGSLTLAANQPHGLKATISLSLS encoded by the coding sequence ATGGTTAACTGGTATCAACGGCAGAAGCTTATTCACCAAATCGGTTTGGTGATCCTGATTGGCTTTGCCGTGAGTTTTTGCCTGACCTTGTTTCTGCTATCGTATGACAAATCACAGCGCCTGAGCCAACTGTCGGTATCGGGGGCGTTACAACGCGTCATTTCCATTGCTGATACCCTTGAACAAACCTCAGACGCTCTGCATGACTCTATTTTAAAAGCCAGCAGCAGTTCTGATCTGCAGTTATCACTTACCGATAAACCGCGGGTAGAAAGTCAGCAAAATTCCAGCGATATGGCACAGCGACTGCTGCAACGTCTTAACGCCGCCGGTATTCAGGAGGCACATATTGCGCTGGTCTCACAAGCAGAACGCCCGCTGATGGATCTGTCATCGCGGGACATGAACGCCATGCATCGGTCGATGATGGACAACGATTCCACGAGGAATGGCATGATGGGTGGCAACCAGAGTCGGCGCGAACCACGCTATGGTCGGGGTGTAAGGCTGAATTACAGCGCCACCGTTGACGGCTCAGTGAAACTGAGCTCCGGCAAGTGGCTTAACTTTTCTTCCGGTATTGAAAACGATATCACCCATTGGTCCACCAGCGTGTTGATTGCGCTCGCCAGTGTCATGTTGCTAACGGTGTTGATATCACTATTCATTGTCCGCCGCGCACTCAAACCGATTAGCGAACTGGGTCAGGCGGCACAAGCCTTTGCCCGCAACAAGCAGGTCCATGAAGTCAGCAATGACGGCCCTCGTGACCTAATGCCAACCATCGACGCATTCAACGATATGCAACATCAGGTCACTGATTACATTAGCGAACGAACCAAACTGCTGGCGGCGATTTCCCACGACTTACGAACTCCCCTCACCAGCCTGCGGTTGCGAGTGGAATTTATTGAAGAGGGAGAAGACAAACAACAGCTGTTGCGCACCATCAACACCATGGACAGCATGCTGACTGCGACCATGCGCTTCGCCAAAAATGATGCGGAAAAAGAAGCGCGGCAGATGACCAACATTGACAGCTTGTTGCAGACCATCGTCGATGAATATGATGAAAAAGGTGTGGCAATCCACTATCAGGCGCAAGATGGCCTAACCGGTAACATTCCGCCACTAAGCGTGCGGCGTATGACTGAAAATCTCCTCAACAATGCGATTCAGTATGCTGGCAACGATGCCCAAATCGCCCTGTCTGCGCTGCGGGATGCTGACAATCTTACGATCTGTGTCAGCGATAATGGTGTTGGTATTCCCGCCGATAAGTTGCAGGAAGTCGTTAAACCTTTTGCCCGGCTTAATGAGGCCCGAGACACCGAAGGTTCCAATGTCGGCCTGGGTCTGGCAATCACCCACTCATTGGCAACGGCTTATGGTGGCAGCCTGACGTTAGCGGCTAATCAACCCCACGGCTTAAAAGCCACTATCAGCCTGAGTCTGAGCTAA
- a CDS encoding aryl-sulfate sulfotransferase gives MRRSIFSVLMLSLTITAVPGIVPQASASVLNISRPSQGQLGLVTINPYGYAPLTAIIGLAGHMPTDVRVTVKGKGKEGVDISYNVGHTQLLTYDGVPVFGLYANYQNQVELRYTLDGKQVDETYRIFTQPLLGVSVDNAVSAYPTVKPVTVAKGFKQRLYWINHLVADQNSESIRWANGGALEWDRWPIEFITDTQGEVRWYLDPYKIHDQNDIAKRGILMGVHQLTNGDVVFLQGQRYYRMDLMGRMVFQRWLPRGYIDMSHDMKALPNGHFLLRAAKKDYHRPDGKVVDTVRDQILEVDADGRLVDVWDLNQILDPLRDALMSALDPRAVCLSVDLKAKDAKLEPDAPFGDHMGVGTGRNWAHVNSVEYDPHDDAIIISLRHQGVFKIGRDKQVKWILAPRKGWNEKLASKLLTPVDAKGHQLDCDENGLCDNSNFDFGYAQHAAYLVPQKGTLTLFDNGDGRHLEQPLFANQKYSRAVEYKIDEQKLTVQQKWEFGKDKGYDWYSPVTSIIRYQPDTDTMMVFFATGKLLEQELTEPKLVEVKYGSQQVEVELDMTATTSQQASYRALVIHPELAFGR, from the coding sequence ATGCGCCGCTCAATTTTCAGCGTTCTCATGTTGTCACTGACTATCACGGCAGTTCCTGGGATCGTCCCCCAAGCTTCAGCCTCAGTATTAAATATCAGCCGCCCATCACAGGGGCAGTTAGGCTTGGTGACCATTAATCCTTATGGTTATGCACCGCTGACCGCTATTATTGGGCTCGCCGGTCATATGCCCACCGATGTGCGGGTGACCGTCAAGGGTAAGGGCAAAGAGGGCGTCGATATCAGTTACAATGTCGGCCACACCCAACTGCTGACTTACGATGGGGTGCCGGTCTTCGGTCTGTATGCCAATTACCAGAACCAAGTGGAACTGCGTTACACCTTGGACGGTAAACAGGTCGATGAAACTTACCGGATCTTCACCCAGCCTTTGCTAGGGGTCAGTGTTGACAATGCGGTGTCAGCATATCCGACCGTAAAACCCGTTACTGTTGCCAAAGGCTTTAAACAACGTCTGTATTGGATCAATCACCTGGTTGCCGACCAGAACTCAGAATCTATCCGTTGGGCCAATGGTGGTGCGCTGGAGTGGGATCGCTGGCCGATTGAATTTATTACCGATACTCAAGGTGAAGTGCGCTGGTATCTGGATCCCTACAAAATTCACGATCAGAACGACATTGCCAAGCGCGGCATTCTGATGGGCGTGCATCAGCTCACCAATGGTGATGTGGTTTTTCTGCAAGGACAACGTTACTACCGCATGGACCTGATGGGCCGCATGGTCTTTCAGCGCTGGTTACCTCGGGGCTACATCGATATGTCGCATGACATGAAGGCCTTACCCAATGGTCATTTCCTGCTGAGAGCCGCCAAAAAAGATTATCATCGCCCCGATGGCAAAGTTGTGGATACGGTGCGCGATCAGATCCTCGAAGTCGATGCCGATGGCCGATTAGTCGATGTTTGGGATCTCAACCAAATTCTCGATCCCCTCCGCGATGCCTTGATGTCAGCGTTAGATCCACGGGCGGTGTGTCTCAGTGTCGACCTCAAAGCGAAGGATGCCAAGTTGGAGCCGGACGCGCCGTTTGGCGATCATATGGGCGTCGGAACCGGTCGCAACTGGGCGCATGTAAACTCGGTGGAATATGATCCGCACGATGACGCCATCATTATTTCACTCCGGCATCAAGGCGTATTCAAGATTGGTCGCGATAAACAGGTGAAATGGATTCTGGCGCCCCGCAAAGGCTGGAATGAAAAACTGGCCAGTAAACTGCTGACACCGGTGGATGCCAAAGGCCATCAGCTGGACTGCGACGAAAACGGCTTGTGTGACAACAGCAATTTTGACTTTGGTTATGCGCAGCACGCGGCTTATCTGGTCCCACAAAAAGGCACATTAACACTGTTTGATAATGGCGATGGCCGCCATCTTGAACAACCGCTATTTGCCAATCAGAAATATAGCCGTGCGGTCGAATACAAGATCGACGAACAGAAACTCACCGTGCAGCAAAAATGGGAGTTCGGTAAAGACAAAGGTTATGACTGGTACAGTCCGGTAACGTCTATCATCCGCTATCAGCCGGATACCGACACCATGATGGTGTTTTTTGCCACCGGTAAGTTGCTGGAACAGGAACTGACCGAACCCAAACTCGTCGAAGTCAAATACGGCAGCCAGCAGGTGGAAGTGGAACTGGATATGACCGCAACCACCTCACAACAAGCCTCTTATCGGGCCCTGGTGATCCATCCGGAACTGGCCTTCGGCCGTTAA
- a CDS encoding CDP-diacylglycerol diphosphatase, translating into MTKSARNLLLLVAALIVVAAAVAAYFWQTPAHNPNALWQLISERCVPDMEEHGKPAPCSEVNESLGYVTLKDRNGILQYLLMPVDHISGIESPELLQRNTPNFFAIAWEQRQLAKAIMVQHHQQVPDSALSLAINSEYGRTQNQLHIHISCLRQDVRQQLDVLTPSLNDHWQQHELGPNDYWLRELSDQQLHDESAFIRLARELPDANDNMGHYGLALANLPNGKLVLMAIKANWFAANNASAEELQNHSCPILNTRL; encoded by the coding sequence ATGACCAAAAGCGCCCGAAATCTTTTACTGTTAGTTGCTGCACTGATCGTCGTTGCTGCCGCCGTTGCTGCTTATTTCTGGCAGACTCCCGCTCACAACCCAAATGCGTTATGGCAACTGATCAGTGAACGCTGCGTGCCAGACATGGAAGAGCATGGTAAGCCAGCCCCGTGCAGTGAAGTCAATGAATCGCTCGGGTATGTCACATTAAAAGATCGCAACGGCATTCTGCAATACCTGTTGATGCCGGTTGACCACATCTCCGGTATTGAAAGTCCAGAGTTGCTACAGCGCAATACCCCTAACTTTTTTGCCATCGCCTGGGAGCAACGCCAGTTAGCAAAAGCAATTATGGTGCAGCACCATCAACAGGTGCCGGATAGCGCACTGTCGCTGGCAATTAATTCCGAATATGGTCGTACCCAGAATCAACTGCATATCCATATTTCCTGCTTACGGCAAGATGTAAGACAGCAGCTGGACGTGTTAACCCCCTCGCTCAACGACCATTGGCAACAACACGAGCTGGGCCCCAACGATTATTGGTTACGAGAACTCAGTGACCAGCAACTGCATGATGAAAGTGCCTTCATCCGGCTTGCTCGGGAACTGCCAGATGCCAATGACAATATGGGTCACTATGGTCTGGCACTTGCCAATCTGCCGAATGGCAAATTGGTGCTGATGGCAATTAAGGCCAACTGGTTCGCGGCAAATAACGCTTCAGCAGAAGAGTTACAAAATCACAGCTGCCCGATCTTAAACACCAGGTTGTAA
- a CDS encoding S1/P1 nuclease, giving the protein MYRYCGFLLLVLSSQVHAWGFTGHKAFCEAAYDLTSATTQKALDAIAAKQGTYHSFAEACTWADDIKKDHQWDWSKHLHYINVSRSETTLHDADCNKGCVLSAIAEQEAKLQQDPQNWQALFFLAHFVGDLHQPLHVSYADDWGGNKTQVTFFGEPANLHGVFDFGIIEHMVGDDWKDFGDHLAKLANKDDASGTPEQWGDESLALTREIYAGYQPHEILGQPYVEQYGPLIEQQIEKGAVRLAKILDQIYNP; this is encoded by the coding sequence ATGTATCGTTATTGCGGCTTTTTGTTGTTAGTACTGTCCAGTCAGGTACATGCCTGGGGCTTTACCGGTCACAAAGCCTTTTGTGAAGCGGCCTACGACCTGACTTCAGCAACCACCCAAAAAGCATTGGATGCTATTGCGGCAAAACAAGGGACTTACCATTCCTTTGCCGAAGCCTGCACCTGGGCCGATGACATCAAAAAAGACCACCAATGGGACTGGTCAAAACACCTGCATTACATCAATGTCAGTCGCAGCGAAACCACCCTGCACGATGCCGATTGCAATAAAGGGTGTGTGCTCAGCGCCATTGCCGAACAGGAAGCAAAACTGCAGCAAGATCCACAAAACTGGCAGGCACTGTTTTTCCTGGCCCATTTTGTCGGGGATCTGCATCAGCCGCTACACGTCAGCTATGCCGACGACTGGGGTGGCAATAAAACACAAGTCACTTTCTTTGGTGAACCGGCAAATCTGCATGGTGTTTTTGACTTTGGCATCATTGAACACATGGTAGGCGATGACTGGAAAGACTTTGGCGATCACTTGGCAAAACTCGCCAACAAGGACGATGCCAGCGGTACGCCTGAACAGTGGGGCGATGAGTCATTGGCGCTGACCCGCGAGATCTATGCTGGGTATCAGCCACATGAGATCCTGGGGCAACCTTACGTTGAACAATACGGCCCATTGATTGAACAGCAGATTGAAAAAGGTGCCGTGCGTCTGGCCAAAATTCTCGACCAAATCTATAACCCTTGA
- a CDS encoding MFS transporter, protein MSIYTRPVLLLLSGLLLLTLAIAVLNTLVPLWLAHESLPTWQVGMVSSSYFAGNLLGTLIAGRFISRYGFNRSYYVATLMFALGCAGLGLMVGFYSWFIWRFIAGVGCAMIWVVVESALMCSGTSTSRGRLLAAYMMVYYFGTVAGQLLLTKLPTTLMSVLPWALVLVLSSVLPLLFTRIVNAQEPSQPAPKVWSMLKLRQARLGVHGCLISGVVLGSLYGLMPLYLNHQGMSDASVGFWMALLVSAGILGQWPVGRLADRYGRLMLLRVQVFVVILGSLAMLVHAALTPALFILGAAGFTLYPVAMAWACEKVPHQQLVSMNQALLLSYTTGSLFGPSLIALLMQQYSDGLLFLTMAGVSFLYLLMLLRKPGQHANPVAHA, encoded by the coding sequence ATGTCCATCTATACCCGGCCTGTGCTGTTGCTGCTTAGTGGCTTATTGTTACTGACATTAGCGATTGCCGTGTTGAACACTCTGGTGCCGTTATGGCTGGCCCATGAAAGCTTACCGACCTGGCAAGTGGGTATGGTGAGTTCCTCCTATTTTGCCGGTAACTTGCTCGGCACATTGATTGCCGGACGATTTATCAGTCGTTACGGATTTAATCGCAGTTATTATGTGGCAACCCTGATGTTTGCGCTCGGCTGTGCCGGTCTCGGGTTAATGGTGGGTTTTTACAGCTGGTTTATCTGGCGATTTATTGCCGGTGTTGGCTGTGCCATGATCTGGGTTGTCGTCGAAAGCGCTTTGATGTGCAGTGGTACCTCAACTAGTCGGGGCCGTTTATTGGCGGCCTATATGATGGTGTACTATTTCGGCACGGTTGCCGGACAGTTACTGCTGACCAAATTACCAACGACACTGATGAGTGTGTTGCCGTGGGCGCTGGTGTTAGTGCTGAGTTCGGTACTACCTCTGTTGTTTACCCGCATTGTCAATGCCCAGGAGCCGAGTCAACCGGCGCCGAAAGTGTGGTCGATGCTGAAGTTACGTCAGGCACGACTGGGCGTTCACGGTTGTTTGATTTCCGGGGTGGTACTGGGGTCGCTCTATGGCTTGATGCCGTTATATCTCAATCATCAAGGGATGTCTGATGCCAGTGTCGGCTTCTGGATGGCGTTGCTGGTGAGCGCAGGGATTTTAGGTCAGTGGCCGGTGGGGCGACTGGCAGATCGCTATGGCCGGCTGATGTTGTTGCGAGTGCAGGTGTTCGTGGTGATTCTGGGGTCATTAGCCATGCTGGTTCATGCAGCACTGACCCCCGCCCTGTTTATCCTCGGTGCGGCGGGTTTTACTTTGTACCCGGTAGCGATGGCCTGGGCCTGTGAAAAAGTGCCTCATCAACAGTTAGTCTCGATGAATCAGGCATTATTGCTGTCTTACACCACCGGCAGTCTTTTTGGGCCGTCTTTGATCGCGCTGCTGATGCAGCAGTATTCCGATGGCTTATTGTTCCTGACCATGGCGGGGGTCTCGTTCCTCTACCTGTTAATGTTGCTGAGAAAGCCCGGGCAACATGCCAATCCCGTGGCTCATGCCTGA
- a CDS encoding AzlC family ABC transporter permease: MNNISSHNNHPSAYSLKGQRAQLIKGAIDIIPLCLAVLPWGILAGSMAIQSGLDVWQSLGMSAIIFAGAAQLVTLSMLISGANVFSIIITIFFLTSQHFIYGLTLREFVTQLKLKYRLPIGFLLTDELFALSVPKVREQALTVSYLIGAGLTFYLFWVLVSGVGIWLAASVPDLAKYHLDFSIIATFITIVVPMIKNLSTLAGGLFSLLLSAVLTLAQVEGAIVIAGIGGMAFAVTVAHWLPKPAEESV, translated from the coding sequence ATGAACAACATCAGTAGTCACAACAACCATCCTTCAGCATACAGCCTCAAAGGCCAGCGGGCGCAGTTGATAAAGGGGGCTATTGATATCATTCCACTGTGTCTGGCGGTATTGCCATGGGGAATTCTGGCAGGTTCGATGGCGATTCAATCAGGATTGGACGTGTGGCAGAGCCTGGGAATGTCAGCCATCATTTTTGCCGGGGCGGCGCAACTGGTCACCTTGAGTATGCTGATTTCCGGAGCCAACGTATTCAGCATTATTATCACTATCTTTTTCCTGACATCACAGCACTTCATTTATGGGTTAACGCTGCGTGAGTTTGTCACCCAACTAAAACTCAAATACCGATTACCCATCGGCTTTCTGTTGACCGATGAACTGTTTGCGCTCAGCGTGCCGAAAGTGCGCGAGCAGGCGCTGACCGTAAGTTATCTGATTGGGGCGGGACTGACGTTCTATCTGTTTTGGGTACTGGTGAGTGGTGTCGGCATCTGGCTCGCGGCGTCAGTTCCCGATCTGGCGAAATATCATTTGGATTTCTCCATCATCGCAACCTTTATCACCATCGTGGTGCCCATGATTAAAAACCTCAGCACATTGGCCGGGGGGCTTTTTTCGCTACTGCTGTCTGCGGTATTAACGCTAGCCCAAGTTGAAGGCGCTATCGTCATTGCCGGTATCGGTGGCATGGCCTTCGCCGTCACTGTCGCCCATTGGTTGCCTAAGCCCGCGGAGGAATCAGTATGA
- a CDS encoding AzlD domain-containing protein: protein MSWLLLLTLAVIVFFNRYLFLEPKLPLRIPKLVREALSYSAPCLLIAICAPVILVDHGTLRPLPDNPYLWGAIIAVVIAYVVRHMLSAVALSLLAFYLLNWWMSAS from the coding sequence ATGAGTTGGCTGTTACTTCTGACGCTGGCCGTTATTGTCTTTTTCAATCGCTATCTGTTTCTGGAACCCAAACTGCCGCTGCGGATCCCGAAACTGGTGCGTGAAGCGTTATCTTACTCTGCCCCCTGTTTGCTTATCGCTATCTGTGCCCCGGTCATCTTGGTAGATCATGGTACTTTGCGACCGCTGCCAGACAATCCTTACCTTTGGGGAGCAATTATTGCCGTAGTGATTGCTTACGTTGTCAGGCACATGTTGAGTGCAGTAGCACTCAGTTTGTTGGCTTTTTATCTGCTTAACTGGTGGATGTCTGCGAGCTAA
- a CDS encoding putative bifunctional diguanylate cyclase/phosphodiesterase, whose translation MKRPVFKNLQLLRLHWRRGTLTYLLALLIIGVLALLSHYLVQSIVNQQEASARVVNLAGRQRMLSQRITLFAGQLLAEKRNQSITLYPGEYLDAIATMKKVHQGLMHGSLSLEIPAPESAAIHKIFTSPPINLDQRLQAFFQLADSIVDESLPLTARQQAYQALSTMARYDILNALDALVLQFQKDSEAAIAKLQQYNRLSLMGMLITLLLEALFIFRPLLLSLYRREKQYLLLLRKMDAEIAHRVSFQTFNDPLTGLPNRISMLEKIQTCITLAQQNGSSLVVISVGLDRFKDINNSLGHDKGDELLIGIGERLQGLVQQYHGFLGRITGDEFAIVLDQRKENLELVQLMRQLLQSIAEPFEGESFCIHVTASLGLACYADDGANARSLLMHANQAMRIAKDEGGSCFRFFQPIMTSKMTRRIKLDQELRLAMSDCAQLMLFYQPKVDLRDGRIAGVEALLRWHHPQQGMISPAEFIPIAEDSGLIVELGDWVLVRAFEQMSWWQQQGFTVDVAINISAKQLLRRNISERVLSLTQQLEVDPRHVQLEITENNLMDNMSRILPQLQALQQYGFTLAIDDFGTGHSSLSRLRDLPVKVLKIDRSFVINALRDQKDEQLVEAIIGIGHTLNRTVIAEGIETPEQMALLQQLGCEEGQGFLFAKPMSAEQLEALLHKGRIDLSSKEEMA comes from the coding sequence ATGAAAAGGCCAGTGTTTAAGAATCTTCAACTTCTGCGGTTGCATTGGCGACGCGGCACACTGACCTATCTACTGGCATTGCTGATTATTGGGGTCTTAGCACTGTTGTCGCATTATTTAGTGCAAAGCATCGTCAACCAGCAGGAAGCCAGCGCCAGAGTGGTAAACCTAGCGGGGCGGCAGCGCATGTTATCGCAACGTATTACGCTGTTCGCCGGGCAGTTATTAGCGGAAAAACGTAATCAATCCATCACGCTCTATCCGGGAGAATATCTCGACGCTATTGCCACCATGAAAAAAGTCCATCAGGGCTTGATGCATGGGTCTCTGTCGCTGGAAATTCCCGCGCCGGAATCCGCCGCCATACATAAAATCTTTACCAGCCCGCCGATTAATCTCGACCAACGACTACAGGCTTTTTTTCAGTTAGCTGACAGTATCGTCGACGAATCATTGCCGCTGACTGCGCGACAGCAAGCCTATCAGGCGTTAAGCACAATGGCGCGTTATGACATTCTTAACGCGTTGGATGCGCTGGTACTGCAATTTCAGAAAGACAGTGAAGCGGCCATTGCCAAATTACAGCAGTACAACCGACTGTCGTTAATGGGTATGTTGATAACGCTGTTACTGGAGGCGTTGTTTATCTTTCGCCCGCTGCTGTTGTCACTCTATCGTCGCGAAAAGCAGTACCTGCTGCTGCTTAGAAAGATGGATGCTGAAATTGCCCATCGGGTCAGTTTTCAAACCTTTAATGATCCCTTGACTGGCTTACCCAATCGCATCTCCATGCTCGAAAAAATTCAGACCTGTATAACGTTGGCGCAGCAGAATGGCAGCTCACTGGTTGTGATTTCGGTGGGTTTAGACCGCTTTAAAGACATCAATAATAGCCTGGGGCACGATAAGGGCGATGAGCTGCTGATCGGGATCGGCGAGCGATTGCAAGGATTGGTTCAGCAGTATCACGGGTTTCTCGGGCGCATAACCGGTGATGAATTTGCCATTGTCCTCGACCAACGCAAAGAAAATCTGGAGTTAGTGCAGCTGATGCGACAACTGCTGCAATCTATTGCGGAACCGTTTGAGGGGGAAAGCTTTTGCATACATGTGACCGCATCACTGGGATTGGCATGTTATGCAGACGATGGTGCCAATGCCCGTAGTTTACTGATGCATGCCAATCAGGCGATGCGGATTGCCAAAGATGAAGGCGGCAGTTGTTTCCGTTTCTTCCAGCCCATTATGACGTCGAAGATGACACGACGGATCAAGTTGGATCAGGAACTGCGCTTAGCGATGAGTGACTGTGCACAGCTGATGTTGTTTTATCAACCCAAAGTGGACTTACGCGATGGTCGCATTGCCGGCGTTGAAGCCCTATTGCGCTGGCACCACCCGCAACAGGGCATGATTTCTCCGGCAGAGTTTATTCCGATAGCGGAAGACTCTGGGTTAATCGTGGAGTTAGGTGACTGGGTACTGGTGCGCGCATTTGAACAGATGTCATGGTGGCAACAACAAGGGTTTACGGTTGATGTTGCCATCAACATCTCGGCCAAGCAGTTACTGCGACGTAATATCAGTGAACGAGTGCTGTCGTTAACGCAGCAGTTAGAGGTTGATCCACGACATGTGCAGCTAGAAATTACCGAAAATAACCTCATGGACAATATGAGCCGTATTTTGCCGCAGCTTCAGGCTTTGCAGCAGTATGGGTTTACGCTGGCCATTGATGACTTTGGCACCGGGCATTCCAGCCTGTCGCGTTTACGCGATTTACCGGTAAAAGTACTGAAAATAGATCGCTCCTTCGTCATAAACGCGCTACGCGACCAAAAGGATGAACAACTGGTGGAGGCGATTATTGGGATTGGTCATACCCTCAATCGCACGGTTATTGCCGAAGGGATTGAAACACCTGAACAGATGGCACTGCTGCAACAGCTCGGTTGCGAAGAGGGACAGGGCTTTTTATTTGCTAAACCGATGTCGGCTGAGCAGTTGGAAGCATTGCTGCATAAAGGAAGGATTGATCTGAGCAGTAAAGAGGAGATGGCCTGA
- a CDS encoding DUF4097 family beta strand repeat-containing protein, translated as MFIRSTLLAIACMLPLTGCVFYVNGAPSEPLNFGHRTLQLNATDIQQLKADTGAGDLVIVGVAGQQQITVDADVYEYPDNPAKLTLEQHGTQAVLVAKFDSHFSINRNSPHINLRVTVPAAIALDITDGSGQLEIRDMTADVTVVDGSGDLTIRGGHNLDIEDGSGSVLLANISGKIRLDDGSGDINIRNVAGDIRIDDGSGGMTVKNVQGTVTIDDGSGDIDVRHTLGLNIESAGSGDVHFDDINGPVKLNK; from the coding sequence ATGTTTATCCGCTCAACACTGCTGGCAATAGCCTGCATGCTGCCACTTACCGGCTGCGTGTTTTATGTTAATGGCGCACCAAGTGAACCGTTGAATTTCGGTCACCGGACGTTGCAACTCAACGCTACCGATATTCAGCAGTTAAAAGCCGATACGGGTGCCGGGGATCTGGTGATTGTCGGTGTTGCCGGACAACAACAGATTACCGTGGATGCCGATGTTTATGAGTATCCAGATAACCCCGCCAAACTGACACTCGAACAGCATGGCACGCAAGCCGTGTTAGTCGCCAAGTTCGATAGTCACTTCAGCATCAATCGTAACTCGCCCCATATTAACTTGCGGGTTACCGTCCCGGCCGCTATCGCGCTTGATATCACCGATGGTTCCGGACAATTGGAGATCCGCGATATGACCGCCGATGTAACAGTCGTTGATGGTTCCGGCGATCTCACCATTCGCGGCGGCCATAACCTCGATATCGAGGACGGCTCAGGCAGTGTGTTGCTGGCAAACATCAGCGGTAAAATTCGCCTGGATGATGGTTCTGGTGACATCAACATCCGTAATGTCGCTGGCGATATTCGGATTGATGATGGCTCTGGTGGTATGACCGTTAAAAATGTCCAAGGCACTGTCACCATTGATGATGGTTCCGGCGACATTGATGTGCGCCACACTCTGGGGCTGAATATCGAGAGCGCGGGCTCTGGCGATGTGCACTTTGACGATATTAATGGGCCAGTAAAACTGAACAAGTAA
- a CDS encoding DksA/TraR family C4-type zinc finger protein: protein MASGWAQDGAEQQQIDSTVEDALARVRGELPKGESLTECEECGDTIPEARRVAIPGVRLCVNCQAAQDKQRQAFAGYNRRGSKDSQLR, encoded by the coding sequence GTGGCATCAGGTTGGGCACAAGATGGGGCTGAGCAACAACAGATCGACAGCACTGTTGAAGATGCGCTCGCCCGGGTGCGCGGTGAGCTTCCCAAGGGCGAAAGTCTGACTGAATGCGAAGAGTGCGGCGACACGATCCCAGAGGCGCGACGTGTGGCGATTCCGGGTGTGCGCTTGTGCGTGAATTGTCAGGCAGCGCAAGACAAACAACGTCAGGCCTTTGCGGGGTATAATCGTCGGGGTTCCAAAGACAGTCAGTTACGCTGA
- a CDS encoding flavin reductase family protein produces MSSQFHFYQPKQDHGLAYNPLKSIVAPRPIGWISSCNPDGVANLAPYSFFNMFADVPPIIGFCSSGWKDSVANIEQTGEFCWNLATKPLAAQMNISCAGVASEVDEFQLAGLVKAPSQLVKVPRVAASPASFECRLTQLIRLQTAAKQPMDNWLVLGEVVGVHIDKRFIKDGIYQTIAAEPILRAGGPASYFGISAATEFEMARPSVTE; encoded by the coding sequence ATGTCGAGTCAGTTTCATTTTTATCAGCCCAAGCAAGATCATGGCTTGGCGTATAATCCGCTGAAATCGATTGTTGCGCCGCGGCCGATTGGCTGGATCTCTAGCTGTAATCCTGATGGTGTGGCGAACCTCGCGCCTTATAGTTTTTTCAATATGTTTGCGGATGTGCCACCGATTATTGGCTTTTGTAGTTCGGGTTGGAAAGACAGTGTGGCCAATATTGAGCAAACCGGTGAGTTTTGCTGGAATCTCGCCACTAAGCCGTTGGCGGCGCAGATGAATATCAGTTGTGCTGGCGTTGCTAGCGAGGTGGATGAGTTTCAATTAGCGGGCTTGGTAAAGGCGCCGTCGCAGTTGGTGAAGGTGCCGCGGGTGGCGGCAAGTCCGGCATCGTTTGAATGTAGGCTGACACAATTGATCCGGCTGCAAACGGCGGCGAAACAGCCGATGGACAATTGGCTAGTGCTGGGCGAAGTCGTGGGCGTACATATTGATAAGCGTTTTATCAAAGATGGCATTTATCAAACCATTGCGGCTGAGCCGATCTTGCGTGCGGGTGGTCCGGCGAGCTATTTTGGTATTAGTGCCGCGACCGAATTTGAGATGGCGCGGCCGTCAGTTACTGAGTAG